The Dreissena polymorpha isolate Duluth1 chromosome 4, UMN_Dpol_1.0, whole genome shotgun sequence region AATGATTTTAAAACTCCTGCTATAGCGTGTTCCTTCAATGTGCAGGCAAGTTTCAACGTTCAGGTGATCTCCGATGATGGCTATACTGAGCTGTGCTATGTGCTAGGGGACCGCTGCTTCGTCCAGGATGTATGTGAGAAGCTGTCACAGGGGGGCTTCCGCTGTCCGATTCCAAACGTGAATATGCTAATATAACATCGATATTACTTTTTGTAATCAGTATTCTATACgagttttgttattttgttatcatgtatcataatttaaattgtttatttaaatttattgatattttaaggatttcaattttcatttaagaTAAGACAGTTTCGTATTGGTTATTTGTGTGTGCGCAGCGTCGTTTCAATATAATTTTagtatgtattttgttttgtattcttttttatacaCGCGTTATCTTTTACATTGAGTATTTTGAGTGCATGATTATGATAGGCACACTATAAAGGCACCGCAAAACCGAAACTGCCAACGTTACCGTTCATCGTCACTGGAGAGTTTCTGGTCGCCTTGCACCTGTGGTCAGAAGGTCTACCTATTGGCTGCCTTCAGTGTTTGCTATGCATTAAGTAAGGAACGCTTAATAGTCATAAAATAGCAAGAGGAAATTATGATACATGTATTGGCTTTTCCCTTAAATGTTGAGACATATTATTTCGCTATGTCCGGGCATTGGTATCTGTTGAATATAAATAGCTTTCGCATTTTATATGGTGGTTACCGCAATCTTATTATTTGGTCTCTATTGTCTTCAGGTAAAGAAGTTTAAACGCAAAGGTCACGTTGTTTTAAGAACAAATCCCATTCCCATTATTTTGTAAGAAGACTTTATCATAGCATGCACCTATATTTATTTGATCTTTGAGACGCAATTCACATTTTTAAGACTAAAATAAAACGtaaatagaaacaaatatttttctttatatgacCACGATGTGTTTGGAGAATTGATGACCGCAAACTAAAAAATTACTTGCGCGTAATAATCCCAGATTTACAGTTAAGTGGAGATATGCGATGCTAACGTTCTGACAGCAGACGTCCAGTTGATGTATTGATTATTTGAATTGTCTAACTTGGTCATGAATAATTCGAAAcgatgttgtattttatacttgtgTTCGATACAAACTCGGGCTCGTATAAACATAAATTCTAAAATCAAATGTACAATTTCAAACtgaaatagatataaatacaACTTACCgtttaatattatgaaaatatgtaTGTTTGCCACGATTTGTATTTTATGTTGTGTTTAATAATTCAAATGCTGTAAGCCATCGTCATTAAAATGtagataaaataataatgtatattatgtttCTAAATTTTTTAACAGACAAAACCGTATAGAATGTAAATATACCGAATCTTCTTTATGATCCGCATTCCTTTCCTGTGCGAActgatattaatatttgtatttctattattgtcaataaaaatacatgtCACTGTTTCTCATTTTAAGCAGCTGCACAACTGGGTATTGAGATCATCTGGAGGAGGATGATATAATATGGAACACGCCAATACAGCCATTATtcagaaatgaaaaaaacacacattattgTGCATCTTACAATACTTGTGAATTTGGATCATTACCACAGTGataaaacatatgagccgcgctctgtgaaaaaggtgtttaatgcatgtgcgtaaagtgtcgtcccagattagcctgtgcagtccatgcaggctaatcagagacgacactttctgccttaagtggatttttgctaaagagacttttttttaaacgaaaaaaaataataaaagcggaaagtgtcgtccctgattagcctgtgcggacttcacaggctaatctgggacaacactttacgcacatgcattaaaccacattttcacagagcatgtatattttaatttgtattgaagAAGAGAGTAATAAATATACGTGAAATAGGACTTTCTTGGTGAAGTTGTGTTTATTAGAGTTTGAAGTTAACACGTTTATTTTCAAGGCATCTGATATGAGAGCCTTCTATAACATTGAATGCAAATAGTATATAGAACCCATTGACATGTCAGTTACTTGTCTATTATGCTTCAATACTCCGTGCGAAAACACATTATTACGATTCAATAAACACGCAAGTCGTTATTTACTTGTGAGATGGATATTAATTTCCATTCAATCAAAGTAATTAATAATTGATTCAATAAT contains the following coding sequences:
- the LOC127879433 gene encoding uncharacterized protein LOC127879433 isoform X3 encodes the protein MATNVLSLLWLLPFSSNFTRSVCSSHGFGINSQALANELDTNIGNEQKHRCWNCNNTEVPVFFKDFVLPQPVIIPIYQDTWHLDITYDVEASFNVQVISDDGYTELCYVLGDRCFVQDVCEKLSQGGFRCPIPNAHYKGTAKPKLPTLPFIVTGEFLVALHLWSEGLPIGCLQCLLCINSCTTGY